Proteins from a single region of Candidatus Amarolinea dominans:
- a CDS encoding alpha/beta hydrolase has product MILLLAVIIVLLATIVIGSQWTAHTPAITGADGKPLPGSIAALEKVKLGGVDQWLIVRGQDVHKPVLLFLSGGPGASEAARVLRFNSELEQHFVVVIWEQRGCGKSYPALNPKAALTVDQYVADLIELTDLLRGRFDEQKIYLVGHSWGTIIGVRAAQQRPDLFHAYVGTSQMVDMQETDQMIYDMVLEHSRQSGDAKFVATLEKQGPPPYFGKSPIQPYATLFGREYALFEAPNIKDPEYRRDGDILMLMLKQPEYGWLDRIYYLLGLMNTFNVVYPQLQEMDFRQDATRLALPAYIVLGRHDMNNPSQIPEEYFNLLEAPSKQLVFFENSGHGMIWEEADKFHSLMVDTVLAETYR; this is encoded by the coding sequence ATGATTCTTCTGCTTGCCGTCATCATCGTTCTACTGGCGACGATCGTCATCGGTTCGCAGTGGACCGCCCACACCCCCGCCATCACCGGCGCGGACGGGAAGCCCCTGCCCGGCAGCATCGCCGCGCTGGAGAAGGTCAAACTCGGCGGCGTGGATCAGTGGCTCATCGTCCGCGGACAGGATGTACACAAGCCGGTCCTGCTCTTCCTCTCCGGCGGTCCCGGCGCCAGCGAAGCGGCACGCGTCCTGCGCTTCAACAGCGAACTGGAGCAGCATTTCGTGGTCGTCATCTGGGAGCAGCGCGGCTGCGGCAAGTCCTACCCGGCGCTGAACCCGAAAGCGGCGTTGACCGTTGACCAGTACGTTGCAGACCTCATCGAACTGACCGACCTGCTGCGTGGACGCTTCGATGAGCAGAAAATCTACCTGGTGGGGCATTCCTGGGGCACCATCATCGGCGTGCGCGCCGCCCAACAGCGCCCCGACCTGTTCCACGCTTACGTCGGCACGTCGCAAATGGTGGATATGCAGGAAACCGACCAGATGATCTACGACATGGTACTGGAGCACTCCCGCCAGAGCGGCGACGCCAAGTTCGTGGCGACGCTGGAAAAGCAAGGCCCGCCGCCCTACTTCGGCAAAAGCCCCATCCAGCCCTATGCCACTCTGTTTGGGCGCGAGTATGCCCTTTTCGAAGCCCCCAATATCAAAGACCCGGAATACCGCCGTGACGGCGACATCCTGATGCTGATGCTCAAACAGCCCGAGTACGGCTGGCTGGACCGGATCTACTACCTGCTGGGCCTAATGAACACCTTCAATGTGGTCTATCCGCAGTTGCAGGAGATGGACTTCCGCCAGGACGCAACCCGCCTCGCCCTGCCGGCGTACATCGTGCTGGGACGCCACGACATGAACAATCCATCCCAGATTCCCGAAGAATACTTCAACCTGCTCGAAGCGCCGAGCAAGCAACTGGTCTTCTTTGAAAACTCCGGGCACGGCATGATTTGGGAGGAGGCTGACAAGTTCCACAGCCTAATGGTGGATACCGTCCTTGCTGAAACGTACAGATAG
- a CDS encoding MBL fold metallo-hydrolase — protein MNKVKLFFAVLILIPLLIAALIGFRWWQARQAVADAWTNFDAHAPALATTSSLEIIPLYEAASASPDFSSGHGVSYLIRTDSATILLDVGDNPDGLTVAPFAQNMQALGIAWDEVYRAVISHPHPDHVGGLTAWRQRTISFGELPGGLGERLVFVPHVTTYKGAVHATIPTLPAPDIATTGVISYLEAWPLALFAAKGGEQALVVHVAGHGLVLITGCGHPGLERLVARAESLYGAQVVGVVGGLHYTNATAQDVQPQIQILQSRRVSLVALSPHDSGPEALSAFESAFPGAYHTLKVGEAIQFP, from the coding sequence ATGAACAAAGTTAAACTCTTCTTCGCAGTGCTGATCCTTATCCCCCTGCTCATCGCCGCCCTGATTGGCTTTCGCTGGTGGCAGGCGAGGCAGGCAGTGGCCGACGCGTGGACGAATTTCGACGCCCATGCGCCCGCCCTGGCGACGACTTCCAGCCTGGAAATCATCCCGCTGTACGAGGCGGCGAGCGCCAGCCCCGACTTCAGCAGCGGACATGGCGTCTCATACCTGATCCGCACCGACTCAGCCACCATCCTGCTGGATGTCGGCGACAATCCCGATGGGCTGACCGTCGCGCCTTTCGCGCAAAATATGCAGGCCCTGGGCATCGCCTGGGATGAAGTCTACCGGGCGGTGATTTCCCATCCCCACCCCGACCACGTCGGCGGATTGACGGCCTGGCGCCAGCGCACAATTTCGTTTGGCGAACTGCCCGGCGGATTGGGCGAGCGGCTGGTGTTTGTCCCGCATGTGACGACCTACAAAGGCGCGGTTCATGCCACCATCCCCACCCTGCCCGCGCCCGACATCGCCACGACCGGCGTCATTTCCTATCTGGAAGCCTGGCCGCTGGCGCTGTTCGCGGCCAAAGGCGGCGAACAAGCGTTGGTGGTGCATGTCGCCGGTCACGGATTGGTGTTGATTACCGGCTGCGGGCATCCCGGCCTGGAACGGCTGGTGGCGCGCGCCGAGTCCCTGTACGGCGCGCAGGTTGTCGGTGTGGTCGGCGGCCTGCACTACACCAACGCAACCGCGCAAGATGTTCAACCACAGATACAGATCCTGCAATCCCGCCGGGTCAGCCTGGTCGCCCTCTCGCCGCACGACAGCGGACCGGAAGCCCTGTCCGCGTTCGAGAGCGCCTTCCCTGGCGCATATCACACCCTGAAGGTTGGCGAAGCCATCCAGTTTCCCTGA
- a CDS encoding DUF4386 family protein, with amino-acid sequence MKSLQKSGGIAALYLAVAYLIGMVLFLVVLDYPSITDPAQKVALLVRMQMVIFSTNLLMYVFFGVVLIVLALALYDRLKSGAPALMQVATVLGIIWAGSLIASGMVANAGIAPVVALYATDPAQAALTWQAIETVAGGLGNANGEILGGLWALLVSVAALRAGGLPKGLNILGLLVGAVGILSLIPGLTELLIGVFGLSQIIWFVGLGIVLLRSKPGRTA; translated from the coding sequence ATGAAATCCTTGCAGAAATCTGGCGGTATCGCCGCGCTGTACCTGGCAGTCGCGTACCTGATCGGAATGGTCCTCTTTCTCGTCGTTCTGGACTACCCCAGCATCACCGACCCGGCCCAAAAGGTGGCCCTGCTCGTCAGAATGCAGATGGTCATCTTCTCGACCAACCTGCTCATGTACGTGTTTTTCGGCGTCGTTCTGATCGTCCTGGCGCTGGCGTTGTACGACCGGTTGAAGTCCGGCGCACCGGCGCTCATGCAGGTGGCAACCGTGCTCGGGATCATCTGGGCCGGCTCGCTGATCGCCAGCGGCATGGTCGCCAATGCCGGGATCGCCCCTGTCGTCGCGCTCTATGCCACAGACCCGGCCCAGGCTGCGTTGACCTGGCAGGCGATAGAAACCGTGGCAGGCGGGCTGGGCAACGCCAACGGCGAAATCCTGGGCGGCCTGTGGGCGCTGCTGGTCAGCGTGGCCGCGCTGCGGGCCGGCGGGCTGCCCAAGGGCCTGAACATCCTCGGGTTGTTGGTGGGCGCGGTGGGCATCCTCTCGCTGATCCCAGGGTTGACCGAACTGCTGATCGGGGTTTTCGGCTTGAGCCAGATCATCTGGTTCGTCGGGCTGGGGATTGTGCTGCTGCGCAGCAAGCCAGGCCGGACGGCGTAA
- a CDS encoding DUF4386 domain-containing protein, translating to MNSVNKSARMAGLLYLIYMVVHILADVIGRSRLIVLGDAATTARNIAASAGQFRIGIMGDLVAAVLFLLAAWALYALLKPVNENIALLFLLLNLGGVAIQCFSDLFLFAGQLLLSGADYLKVFPADQLSALAMLSLVLHKNGFAIAQIFYGAWLFPLGYLVFKSGFLPRILGIVLMLHCAFWLMTALQFFLFPGLAAITYISWPLGFIAEFGLTLWLLIMGAKGQKPAANEAG from the coding sequence ATGAATTCCGTCAATAAGTCCGCAAGAATGGCTGGATTGCTGTATCTGATTTACATGGTGGTTCACATCCTCGCAGATGTGATTGGGCGTTCCAGGCTGATTGTACTCGGAGATGCCGCGACAACCGCCAGGAATATCGCGGCGTCGGCAGGGCAATTCCGTATCGGCATTATGGGCGATCTGGTTGCGGCGGTGCTTTTTCTGCTGGCAGCCTGGGCTTTGTACGCGCTGCTGAAGCCGGTCAACGAGAACATCGCCTTGCTGTTCCTGCTGTTGAACCTGGGCGGTGTCGCCATCCAGTGTTTCAGCGATCTCTTCTTGTTTGCCGGCCAACTGCTTCTGAGCGGCGCTGATTATCTAAAAGTATTCCCGGCCGATCAACTGTCGGCGCTGGCCATGCTATCCCTGGTTCTGCACAAAAATGGGTTCGCGATTGCCCAGATTTTCTACGGCGCCTGGCTCTTCCCGCTGGGTTATCTGGTCTTCAAGTCGGGCTTTCTGCCCAGGATCCTGGGCATTGTGTTGATGCTGCATTGCGCTTTCTGGCTGATGACTGCGCTTCAGTTTTTCCTCTTCCCAGGCCTCGCGGCAATCACCTATATCAGTTGGCCGCTTGGCTTTATTGCGGAATTTGGGCTGACGTTGTGGCTTCTGATCATGGGCGCCAAAGGGCAGAAACCGGCCGCAAACGAGGCCGGCTGA
- a CDS encoding aminotransferase class V-fold PLP-dependent enzyme, with product MKTMAGTTSEPLEVLQPEERARHNEAFAELGRGVQAALETYANVHRGSGHNSLASTHLYEQAREIVLDDLGLDQDRHTVIFCSPRRAELLQARFGRMRCHTVSSRDIGLPLGLRAVAVARNALPAGAPLQPGGGTARLVSHGWVIWARGADKFEAGTPAVVNVIAFARALQLIRQFGKDAFLAANTERQTAADILYHDELEKFSGRELLDALRPTLIGQRVPVPTLAGTRPFINLDNGASTPTFTPIWNAVCQAWRLPEQVQREIVREVKSICAGVLGAPPADYDVIFTSNTTEAINLAAESLGGETKNGIRPVVVNTILEHNSNELPWRRLPGVALIRFPADDEGFLDLDALEALLRAYNQEGQHGNKRIRLVAMSGASNVLGVFNDLAEISRIVHRYGARLLVDAAQLIAHRKVEMAACGIDYLAFSAHKAYAPFGTGALVVRKGLLQFSSAELVRCRDD from the coding sequence ATGAAAACGATGGCAGGCACAACCTCCGAACCGCTGGAAGTTCTTCAGCCCGAGGAGCGGGCCAGGCACAATGAAGCCTTTGCCGAGCTAGGGCGCGGCGTGCAGGCGGCGCTGGAGACCTATGCCAACGTCCACCGCGGCAGCGGCCATAACTCGCTGGCCTCCACGCACTTGTACGAGCAGGCCCGCGAGATTGTCCTGGATGATCTGGGGCTGGATCAGGACCGACACACCGTCATCTTTTGCTCTCCCAGGCGGGCGGAGCTGCTCCAGGCGCGATTCGGGCGGATGCGTTGCCACACTGTGTCCAGCCGGGATATCGGCCTGCCCCTGGGTCTGCGGGCGGTGGCTGTCGCACGAAATGCGTTGCCCGCAGGCGCGCCCCTCCAGCCGGGCGGCGGCACCGCCCGGCTCGTCTCCCATGGTTGGGTCATCTGGGCCAGGGGGGCGGACAAGTTCGAGGCCGGCACACCGGCCGTTGTTAACGTCATTGCCTTTGCCCGGGCGCTGCAGTTGATCCGGCAGTTCGGCAAGGACGCATTTCTTGCAGCGAACACCGAAAGACAGACGGCGGCTGACATCCTGTATCACGACGAGCTGGAGAAATTCTCCGGGCGGGAGCTGCTGGATGCACTCCGGCCGACCCTGATCGGTCAAAGGGTTCCCGTCCCGACGCTGGCAGGCACCAGGCCCTTCATCAATCTGGATAATGGCGCCAGCACTCCTACATTCACGCCGATATGGAACGCGGTCTGCCAGGCCTGGCGTCTTCCGGAGCAGGTGCAGCGGGAGATTGTCCGGGAGGTCAAGTCCATTTGCGCCGGGGTGCTGGGCGCGCCTCCGGCAGACTACGACGTGATTTTTACATCCAACACCACCGAGGCCATCAACCTGGCCGCCGAAAGCCTGGGGGGTGAAACCAAGAACGGGATCAGGCCGGTCGTGGTGAACACGATCCTGGAACACAATTCGAACGAGCTGCCGTGGCGCAGACTCCCCGGCGTGGCGCTCATCCGGTTCCCGGCCGACGACGAAGGATTCCTGGATTTAGACGCGCTGGAAGCGCTCCTGCGCGCCTACAACCAGGAGGGTCAGCACGGCAACAAGCGCATTCGCCTGGTGGCAATGAGCGGCGCATCGAATGTCCTGGGGGTATTCAACGATCTGGCTGAGATCAGCCGCATCGTACACCGATACGGCGCGCGCCTGCTGGTGGACGCGGCCCAATTGATCGCCCACCGAAAGGTCGAAATGGCAGCCTGCGGGATTGACTATCTCGCCTTCTCTGCCCACAAGGCCTACGCGCCTTTCGGCACGGGGGCGCTGGTGGTGAGAAAGGGGCTGCTTCAATTCTCCTCCGCTGAACTAGTGAGGTGTCGTGATGATTGA
- a CDS encoding helix-turn-helix transcriptional regulator, with the protein MSTPILATKLYIPLPRPKLVLRPRLIERLNEGLSSGCKLTLISAPAGFGKTTLVSEWVNNLRFTSDDFRLDAANGGEIVNRKSKIANRVAWLSLDAGDNDPARFLTYLVAALQTIAGNIGAGVLAALESPQPPPTESILTALLNEITTIPDNFILVLDDYHLVEAIPVDQALATLLDHLPPQMHLVIATREDPHLPLARLRARGHSTELRAADLRFTPAEAADFLNQVMGLHLSAEDIAALETRTEGWIAGLQLAALSMRGYQDAASFIKSFTGSHHFVLDYLMEEVLQQQSESIQTFLLRTSILDRLCGPLCDAVLCSPSVSGQETLEYLERANLFIVPLDNERWWYRYHHLFGELLRQRLGKPKEFAEFHLRASQWHEENGDLGAAFYHAIAAGDFVRAAGLAEAAWQGMNESFQSAAWLGWVKKLPDKLIRTMPVLCTQIAQAFTDTGELEASELRLQDAERCLDGSEFTNEAQLKPLPAMIALTRAYNAQVQGDPAATVKYAELALQIIPEDDFDRRARATTILEVIHWASGNLESVIRGIGDSMERLTQLGNHVMVVASAFAVADLLVGLGRLSEAERTYQDALQLAAQHGPEAEHITAHHHLGLSMIYRQRGEDTLAAHHLKRAAELGLQTTLVDWLYRWHVAQAQLREAAGDLETALALLDEAKRVYIQTLIPDLRPIAALKARIYLKQGRPDKARAWAAERGLSLADEVSYLHEFEHLTLARLEIANPLVNALLARLLQAAEAQKRRDSALDILLVQALAHEAQGNRPQALAALERALALAEPEGYVRIFVDEGEAMRLLIEKQSRNRDHPLSDYVDKLLAAFTQPVAAPKSAIIHQKSDMIEPLSERELEVLKLLRTELSGPEIAGQLIVSLNTFRTHTKNIFDKLGVNNRRAAVRRAEELDLF; encoded by the coding sequence ATGTCCACGCCCATCTTAGCCACCAAACTTTATATCCCCCTACCTCGGCCTAAACTTGTCCTCCGCCCCCGCCTGATCGAGCGGCTGAACGAGGGTCTCTCTTCGGGATGCAAACTGACCCTCATCTCTGCCCCCGCCGGTTTTGGTAAAACTACGCTGGTCAGCGAGTGGGTGAACAATTTACGGTTTACGAGTGACGATTTTCGATTGGATGCTGCAAACGGAGGCGAAATCGTAAATCGTAAATCTAAAATCGCAAATCGAGTTGCTTGGCTGTCGCTGGACGCAGGGGATAACGATCCCGCACGTTTTCTGACTTACCTTGTCGCGGCTTTGCAGACGATTGCGGGGAATATCGGAGCAGGGGTGTTGGCTGCGCTTGAATCCCCCCAGCCACCGCCCACCGAATCAATTCTGACGGCTCTGCTCAATGAAATCACCACCATCCCGGACAACTTCATCCTCGTCCTTGACGATTACCACCTGGTTGAGGCCATACCGGTTGACCAGGCTCTTGCCACCCTGCTCGATCACCTGCCGCCCCAGATGCACCTGGTCATCGCCACCCGTGAGGATCCACATCTGCCCCTGGCCCGCTTACGCGCCCGGGGCCACTCGACCGAACTGCGCGCTGCCGACCTGCGTTTTACCCCCGCCGAAGCCGCCGATTTTCTCAACCAGGTGATGGGTCTTCACCTCTCAGCGGAAGATATCGCCGCACTAGAGACCCGCACCGAAGGCTGGATTGCCGGCCTGCAACTGGCGGCGCTGTCCATGCGGGGCTATCAAGACGCCGCCAGCTTCATCAAGTCCTTCACCGGCAGCCACCATTTCGTGCTGGACTATCTGATGGAAGAAGTCCTGCAACAGCAGTCCGAAAGCATCCAGACTTTTCTGCTGCGCACTTCAATCCTTGACCGCCTGTGCGGCCCGCTGTGTGATGCTGTTTTGTGTTCTCCTTCTGTTTCCGGACAGGAAACCCTGGAATATCTCGAACGCGCCAACCTGTTCATTGTCCCGCTGGATAACGAACGGTGGTGGTATCGCTATCACCATCTCTTTGGCGAGCTACTGCGCCAGCGTCTGGGAAAACCTAAAGAATTCGCCGAATTCCACCTGCGCGCCAGCCAGTGGCATGAAGAGAACGGCGACCTGGGCGCGGCGTTTTACCACGCCATCGCAGCCGGGGATTTTGTGCGGGCGGCGGGGTTGGCTGAAGCGGCCTGGCAGGGGATGAATGAAAGTTTCCAGTCTGCCGCCTGGCTTGGCTGGGTGAAGAAGCTGCCAGACAAGCTGATCCGCACCATGCCTGTGCTCTGTACCCAGATTGCCCAGGCATTTACGGATACCGGCGAGCTGGAGGCCAGCGAGTTGCGCCTGCAGGACGCTGAACGATGCCTGGATGGTTCGGAATTTACGAACGAAGCGCAGCTTAAACCCCTGCCAGCGATGATCGCTTTGACCCGCGCTTACAACGCCCAGGTGCAGGGCGATCCCGCCGCAACGGTGAAATACGCCGAACTGGCGCTCCAAATCATCCCCGAAGATGACTTTGACCGGCGCGCCCGGGCCACCACCATATTGGAAGTCATCCACTGGGCCAGCGGCAACCTGGAGTCGGTCATCCGGGGGATTGGTGATTCGATGGAGAGATTGACCCAGCTGGGCAATCACGTCATGGTGGTTGCCAGCGCCTTTGCTGTAGCCGACCTGCTGGTGGGTCTGGGGCGCCTGAGCGAGGCCGAGCGGACCTATCAGGATGCCTTGCAACTGGCCGCCCAACACGGCCCGGAGGCTGAACACATCACTGCCCACCATCATCTCGGCCTGTCCATGATCTACCGTCAGCGGGGAGAAGACACCCTCGCCGCTCATCACCTGAAACGAGCCGCCGAATTGGGTCTGCAAACCACCCTGGTGGATTGGCTGTACCGCTGGCATGTGGCCCAGGCCCAATTGAGAGAGGCCGCAGGCGATCTGGAAACCGCCCTGGCCCTGCTCGACGAGGCCAAACGGGTCTATATCCAAACCCTCATACCTGACCTGCGCCCCATTGCGGCCCTGAAAGCGCGCATCTATCTCAAACAGGGGCGGCCCGATAAAGCCCGGGCGTGGGCGGCAGAACGCGGGCTTTCGCTGGCAGATGAAGTCAGCTACTTGCATGAGTTCGAGCACCTCACCCTGGCCCGGCTGGAAATCGCCAACCCACTGGTCAATGCCCTGCTTGCACGCCTGTTGCAAGCCGCCGAAGCGCAAAAGCGCCGGGACAGCGCGCTCGACATCCTGCTGGTGCAGGCGCTGGCCCACGAGGCGCAGGGCAATCGCCCCCAGGCTCTCGCCGCACTGGAACGCGCCCTGGCCCTGGCCGAGCCGGAAGGCTATGTTCGCATCTTTGTGGATGAAGGCGAAGCGATGCGATTGTTGATTGAAAAACAATCGCGCAATCGAGATCATCCGTTGAGCGATTATGTGGACAAACTCCTGGCTGCCTTTACACAACCGGTGGCGGCGCCAAAATCAGCAATCATCCATCAAAAATCAGACATGATAGAGCCTTTGAGTGAACGCGAACTGGAAGTGCTCAAGCTGCTCCGCACCGAATTAAGCGGCCCCGAAATTGCCGGCCAATTGATCGTCTCGCTCAACACCTTTCGTACCCACACCAAAAACATTTTCGACAAACTGGGGGTCAATAATCGCCGGGCGGCTGTCCGCCGGGCCGAGGAACTCGATTTGTTCTAA